A genomic segment from Pseudomonas mendocina encodes:
- the xthA gene encoding exodeoxyribonuclease III: MKIVSFNINGLRARPHQLQALIEKHQPDVIGLQETKVADEQFPEAEIRQLGYHVHYHGQKGHYGVALLSRQEPLSLHKGFPDDGEDSQRRFIYGTFADASGNPITVMNGYFPQGESRDHPVKFPAKQRFYADLQQLLVERFDPQQALVVMGDINISPEDCDIGIGEPNRLRWLKTGKCSFLPEEREWLATLKSWGLVDSFRHLNPEVNDRFSWFDYRSRGFEDEPKRGLRIDVILASQPLQARFKDAGIDYDLRGMDKPSDHAPIWLELN, from the coding sequence ATGAAAATCGTCTCCTTCAATATCAATGGCCTGCGTGCGCGCCCTCACCAATTGCAAGCCCTGATCGAAAAACACCAGCCGGACGTGATTGGCCTGCAGGAAACCAAGGTGGCCGATGAGCAGTTCCCGGAAGCCGAGATCCGCCAGCTTGGCTATCACGTGCATTACCACGGCCAGAAGGGTCACTACGGCGTCGCCCTGCTCTCTCGCCAAGAGCCGCTGAGCCTGCACAAGGGTTTCCCCGACGATGGCGAAGACTCTCAGCGGCGCTTCATCTACGGCACCTTCGCCGATGCCAGCGGCAATCCCATCACCGTGATGAACGGCTATTTTCCTCAAGGTGAGAGCCGCGACCATCCGGTTAAATTCCCGGCCAAGCAGCGCTTCTATGCCGATCTGCAGCAGTTGCTGGTAGAGCGTTTCGACCCGCAGCAGGCACTGGTGGTAATGGGCGACATCAACATCAGTCCCGAGGATTGCGACATCGGTATCGGCGAACCCAATCGCCTGCGCTGGCTGAAGACCGGCAAGTGCAGCTTCCTGCCGGAAGAACGCGAATGGCTGGCAACCCTCAAGAGCTGGGGTCTGGTGGACAGCTTCCGCCACCTCAACCCCGAGGTGAATGATCGCTTCAGCTGGTTCGACTACCGCAGCCGCGGTTTCGAAGACGAGCCCAAGCGCGGCCTGCGCATTGACGTGATTCTCGCCAGCCAGCCGCTGCAGGCACGCTTCAAGGACGCGGGCATCGACTACGATCTGCGCGGCATGGACAAGCCGTCCGATCATGCGCCGATCTGGCTTGAGCTGAACTGA
- a CDS encoding GNAT family N-acetyltransferase, which produces MPHNAPAEVRMLDGGYAREVRSLLYHAYRHEPTFAYLFEAERPGFDQRVRATIRELVQQHFAEELPAIGLLIDDRLIGAALIAPPQRRLDITESWGWRLRMLLSTGFSCTRRYLEYHDAVLACLPPGPYHVLPLLGIHPEFQGQHRGEQLLEALHDWCAQDSGSQGVVLDTGNARYLEFYRRQGYEEVGELAIGPVVEHVFFHPNPQPVVRASA; this is translated from the coding sequence ATGCCCCACAACGCCCCAGCAGAAGTGCGCATGCTCGATGGTGGTTACGCCCGTGAGGTTCGTTCACTGCTCTACCATGCCTATCGTCACGAGCCGACCTTCGCCTATCTGTTCGAGGCCGAGCGCCCCGGCTTCGACCAGCGTGTACGGGCAACGATTCGTGAGCTGGTGCAGCAGCATTTCGCCGAGGAACTGCCAGCCATTGGTCTGTTGATCGACGACCGTCTGATCGGCGCAGCACTGATCGCGCCACCGCAACGGCGCCTGGACATCACCGAGAGCTGGGGCTGGCGTTTGCGCATGCTGCTGAGTACCGGCTTCAGCTGCACCAGGCGCTATCTGGAATATCATGATGCAGTGCTTGCCTGTCTGCCGCCAGGTCCCTATCACGTGTTGCCGCTGCTGGGGATTCATCCCGAGTTCCAGGGGCAACACCGCGGCGAGCAGTTGCTTGAGGCGCTACACGACTGGTGCGCGCAGGACAGCGGCTCGCAGGGTGTGGTGCTGGACACCGGCAACGCTCGTTACCTGGAGTTCTACCGGCGTCAGGGCTATGAGGAAGTTGGCGAACTGGCCATCGGACCGGTGGTCGAGCACGTATTCTTCCATCCCAACCCGCAACCGGTGGTCAGAGCCAGCGCCTGA
- a CDS encoding autotransporter assembly complex protein TamA: protein MSVYGHLQRSLALLLISTGAVAASELDVRITPNNSALKANIEGYVGNLDGRDAQALRRLRRIAESEADKAAQALGYYQARIRSHVEEGETPRLVLEVEPGERVRLRNVDIRIEGPASELSAFRVPTASRLKPGSVLNHGRYEDAKRLIQNQASRYGFFDGRFTRQSLQIDPAAGVADIDLVFSSGPRYSLGDIAFSGDFPFDEELLMRMVPFTPDTPYDSELIAELYQALQSSGYFESVRVDAIPTQADQLRIPVAVALQVREPRTMGLGLGFSTDVGPRLRANWTRHWRNPQGHSYGIESELSAPRQNIGLWYDIPGDPPLTDKLRLAGGYQYEELASNDSLSRLLTLGPEWHSQRPGGWQRVLSVKWQREEYRLGDDSGLSTLLMPGVSYSLLRSDNRLDPNQGYRVQFDLRGAVDGVLSDANVLHGNVMLKGLTTVFDNHRLLGRVQFGGTETNGFSAVPPSLRFFAGGDQSVRGYDYQSLSPENNRGDKIGGRYLFAASVEYQYSLTDKWRLATFIDQGNSFNSLDIPTLKTGVGFGVRWVSPVGPLRLDLAHALDDDGGVRLHFSMGPEL from the coding sequence ATGAGCGTATATGGACATCTCCAGCGCAGCCTGGCGCTGCTGCTGATCAGTACGGGGGCCGTCGCTGCAAGCGAGCTGGACGTACGGATCACCCCGAACAATTCGGCCCTCAAGGCCAATATCGAAGGTTACGTCGGCAACCTCGACGGGCGCGACGCGCAGGCGTTGCGCCGTTTGCGTCGCATCGCCGAGAGCGAGGCCGACAAGGCCGCTCAGGCCCTGGGGTATTACCAGGCGCGCATTCGCAGCCATGTCGAAGAGGGCGAAACACCGAGGCTGGTACTCGAAGTGGAGCCAGGCGAGCGAGTTCGCCTGCGCAATGTCGACATCCGCATAGAGGGGCCGGCCAGCGAACTGTCGGCGTTTCGTGTGCCTACTGCCAGCCGACTGAAGCCGGGTTCGGTGCTCAATCACGGGCGCTACGAGGATGCCAAGCGGCTGATTCAGAATCAGGCCTCGCGCTATGGCTTCTTCGACGGTCGATTCACACGTCAGAGTCTGCAGATCGACCCAGCCGCTGGAGTGGCCGACATCGACCTGGTATTCAGCAGCGGGCCGCGCTACAGCCTGGGTGATATCGCCTTCAGCGGTGATTTCCCGTTCGACGAAGAGCTGCTGATGCGCATGGTGCCGTTCACCCCGGACACCCCCTATGATTCCGAACTGATTGCCGAGCTGTATCAGGCGCTGCAGTCCAGCGGCTATTTCGAATCGGTAAGGGTCGACGCCATTCCTACCCAGGCCGATCAGTTGCGCATCCCGGTTGCGGTGGCGCTGCAGGTGCGCGAGCCACGCACCATGGGGCTGGGGTTGGGTTTCTCCACTGACGTCGGGCCGCGCCTGCGCGCCAACTGGACGCGTCACTGGCGCAACCCGCAGGGGCATAGCTACGGCATTGAATCCGAGCTCTCTGCGCCGCGGCAGAACATCGGTCTGTGGTACGACATTCCCGGTGATCCACCGCTGACCGACAAGCTGCGTCTGGCCGGCGGCTATCAATACGAGGAGCTGGCCAGCAATGACAGCCTGAGCCGTCTGCTAACTCTCGGTCCCGAGTGGCACAGTCAGCGCCCGGGCGGTTGGCAGCGCGTACTGTCTGTGAAGTGGCAGCGCGAGGAGTACCGTCTGGGTGACGATTCAGGATTGAGCACCTTGCTGATGCCGGGGGTGAGTTACTCGCTGTTGCGCAGCGACAATCGCCTCGATCCGAATCAGGGCTACCGCGTGCAGTTCGACCTGCGTGGCGCGGTCGATGGCGTACTGTCCGATGCCAATGTGTTGCACGGCAACGTCATGCTCAAGGGGCTTACCACCGTATTCGACAATCATCGCCTGCTCGGCCGCGTGCAGTTCGGCGGTACCGAAACCAATGGCTTCTCGGCGGTGCCTCCATCGCTGCGTTTCTTTGCCGGTGGTGATCAGAGTGTGCGCGGTTACGACTACCAGAGCCTGTCGCCGGAGAACAATCGCGGTGACAAGATTGGCGGACGCTACCTGTTCGCGGCCAGCGTCGAGTACCAGTACAGCCTCACGGACAAGTGGCGCCTGGCGACTTTCATCGATCAGGGCAATTCGTTCAACTCACTGGATATTCCCACCCTCAAGACCGGGGTCGGCTTTGGCGTGCGCTGGGTGTCGCCGGTCGGCCCGCTACGCCTGGACCTCGCCCATGCCCTGGATGACGATGGCGGCGTGCGCCTGCATTTCTCCATGGGGCCTGAGCTATGA
- a CDS encoding translocation/assembly module TamB domain-containing protein gives MSRRLLKWLAFGLLGLVVLLAATLSLLLGTQAGSRWMLAQVPGLQADNFQGRLGGTWQADTLLWQQDQTRVELRQLEMAWSPSCLLRLTLCIDRLHLQQASLNLPPSTESSSEPLSLPSLNLPLRLQLGDIQLGTLRLDGQTQLSDLQLIASWGEQGVELQRLALQRDDLRLDVSGRLSPQGDWPLALSGRLQLPEIDGRPWQVALQISGELQRSLELDADSSGYLEARLQGSVQALAEHLPAELRLTSRGFQASSALPPTLRLQDLQLQAKGDLAAGYRVEGTASLPAEQAPMPLQLSGRVDATGADIELLRIQAETQYVQVEGKLAWSEAFTADAKLDWLDFPWPRLYPLNEPPPVALHTLQAEVSYSEGNYLGNFAAQLQGPAGDFSLGSPVSGDLGQVSLPQLQLVAGQGRAEGVLKLGFAEGIDWQAMLQLSALDPGYWLAEMPGNLAGPLNTSGRFNDGALQAQADIDLDGRLRGQPAQLQVQGAGSGEQWQLQRLLVRLGDNRVSGQGALDQRLRGQLELALPRLGQLWPGLQGQMQGQLALAGTLQAPQGQLALTGERLAFGDPSLRRLQMDATLDARQQARIDLNLRGIRIGDTYLGRLQAEGRGDQRRQALDVDLQGPLLQLALALDGNLSEQGDWRGRIASGRVQSGGQDWQLQQAASLERLASGRLNLGAHCWQSGDASLCGGQQRLMPQPSLDWRLENFPLASLQPWLPEDFAWQGRLDGQFKVELPESGPNGQVTLDAGSGNLRIRQPDEEQWLDFPYDSLRLNSTLRPQRVDSELRFVSGRLGELVLQTQIDPRPVNKPINGEFRLSGFDLAVLRPFVPMAEKLEGTLLGNGNISGHLLAPQINGQLRLAGGELSGSELPVSLEGLQLQALIAGEQVQLSGDWRSGEQGRGNLRGEINWVEGLSGNLKLQGQRLPVKVEPYAELEVEPDLQLQLRAQRLAVSGKVGVPRGLISVRELPPSTVKVSGDARVVGREVPEAEQGLGIAMDVDVEVGQDKLAFSGFGLTADLRGRVHIGDNLDTRGELELANGRYRAYGQRLTIRRARLLFTGPIDQPFLDVEAIRRVDTVVAGIRLSGNAEQPTTTVFAEPAMSQEQALSYLVLGRPLGQSSGDNNMLGQAALALGLAGSSSITTGLANSLGIKDFQLDTEGSGVTTSVVASGNITERLSLRYGVGVFEPANTIALRYELSRRLYLEAASGLASSLDLFYRRDF, from the coding sequence ATGAGCCGGCGCTTGCTGAAGTGGCTGGCCTTCGGGCTGCTCGGCCTGGTAGTGCTGCTTGCTGCGACGCTGTCACTGCTGCTCGGCACCCAGGCCGGCAGTCGCTGGATGCTGGCGCAGGTGCCTGGCCTGCAGGCCGATAATTTCCAGGGGCGTCTGGGGGGGACCTGGCAAGCCGATACGTTGCTCTGGCAGCAGGATCAGACGCGCGTTGAATTGCGGCAACTGGAGATGGCCTGGTCACCGTCCTGCCTGTTGCGTCTGACGTTGTGCATCGACCGACTGCACCTGCAACAGGCGTCGCTCAACCTGCCGCCAAGCACCGAGTCGAGCAGTGAGCCGCTCAGCTTGCCAAGTCTGAATCTGCCTCTGCGCCTGCAACTGGGCGATATCCAGCTGGGCACACTGCGGCTGGACGGCCAGACGCAATTGAGCGACCTGCAGTTGATCGCCAGTTGGGGCGAGCAGGGCGTCGAGTTGCAACGCCTGGCCCTGCAACGTGATGACCTGCGTCTGGATGTCAGCGGCCGTCTTAGTCCGCAAGGCGACTGGCCGCTGGCATTGAGTGGGCGCCTGCAATTGCCGGAAATCGACGGCAGGCCCTGGCAGGTGGCACTGCAGATCAGTGGAGAGCTGCAGCGCAGCCTGGAGCTCGACGCGGACAGCAGCGGTTATCTTGAGGCGCGTCTGCAGGGCAGCGTGCAGGCTCTGGCCGAGCATCTACCGGCCGAGTTGCGCCTGACCAGCCGCGGATTCCAGGCCAGCAGCGCCTTGCCGCCGACCCTGCGCCTGCAGGACCTGCAACTGCAGGCCAAGGGTGATCTGGCGGCCGGCTATCGTGTCGAGGGCACGGCCAGCCTGCCTGCCGAGCAGGCGCCGATGCCGTTACAGCTGAGCGGTCGGGTCGACGCCACCGGCGCGGATATCGAACTGCTGCGGATCCAGGCCGAGACACAGTATGTCCAGGTCGAGGGCAAGCTGGCATGGAGCGAGGCGTTCACCGCCGATGCCAAACTGGACTGGCTCGACTTCCCCTGGCCGCGCCTCTATCCGCTGAATGAGCCTCCACCCGTTGCGCTGCATACCTTGCAGGCCGAAGTCAGCTATAGCGAAGGCAACTACCTCGGTAACTTCGCAGCGCAGTTGCAGGGCCCTGCGGGGGATTTCAGCCTTGGCAGCCCGGTCAGTGGCGATCTTGGCCAGGTCAGCTTGCCGCAACTGCAACTGGTGGCCGGCCAGGGGCGTGCCGAAGGTGTGCTCAAGCTGGGGTTCGCCGAGGGTATCGATTGGCAGGCCATGCTGCAGCTCAGCGCCCTCGATCCGGGTTACTGGTTGGCGGAAATGCCGGGTAATCTGGCCGGCCCGTTGAATACCTCGGGTCGTTTCAACGACGGTGCGTTACAGGCCCAAGCCGATATCGACCTCGATGGTCGTCTGCGTGGTCAGCCGGCGCAGTTGCAAGTGCAGGGTGCCGGTAGTGGCGAACAGTGGCAACTGCAGCGACTGCTGGTGCGCCTGGGCGACAACCGGGTCAGTGGCCAGGGTGCGCTGGATCAGCGCTTGCGCGGTCAACTGGAGCTGGCCCTGCCACGTCTGGGGCAGCTCTGGCCCGGCTTGCAGGGCCAGATGCAAGGGCAGTTGGCGCTGGCCGGCACCCTGCAGGCGCCGCAAGGGCAGTTGGCGCTGACGGGGGAACGCCTCGCTTTCGGCGATCCCAGCCTGCGTCGACTGCAGATGGATGCGACACTGGATGCTCGCCAGCAGGCGCGCATTGATTTGAATCTGCGCGGCATCCGTATTGGCGACACCTATCTCGGGCGGTTGCAGGCCGAGGGCCGTGGCGATCAGCGTCGTCAGGCGCTGGATGTCGATCTGCAAGGCCCGCTGCTGCAGTTGGCACTGGCGCTGGACGGTAACTTGAGCGAGCAGGGTGACTGGCGTGGACGCATCGCCAGTGGTCGGGTGCAGAGTGGCGGTCAGGATTGGCAGCTGCAGCAGGCCGCCAGCCTGGAACGTCTGGCCAGTGGTCGGCTGAACCTGGGCGCGCATTGCTGGCAATCCGGCGACGCCAGCCTGTGCGGCGGGCAGCAGCGGCTGATGCCGCAACCCAGCCTGGACTGGCGCCTGGAAAATTTCCCGCTGGCCAGCCTGCAGCCCTGGTTGCCCGAGGATTTCGCCTGGCAGGGGCGCCTGGACGGTCAGTTCAAGGTCGAACTGCCCGAGAGCGGCCCCAATGGCCAGGTCACCCTCGATGCCGGCAGTGGCAATCTGCGTATTCGTCAGCCGGATGAAGAACAGTGGCTGGATTTTCCGTACGACAGCCTGCGCCTGAACAGCACATTGCGTCCACAGAGGGTGGATAGCGAGCTGCGTTTCGTCAGTGGTCGTCTGGGTGAACTGGTGTTGCAGACGCAGATCGACCCGCGCCCGGTGAATAAACCGATCAATGGCGAGTTCCGCCTCAGCGGCTTCGACCTCGCAGTGCTGCGCCCCTTCGTGCCCATGGCGGAAAAGCTCGAAGGCACGCTGCTGGGCAATGGCAACATAAGCGGCCATCTGCTGGCGCCACAGATCAATGGCCAGTTGCGCCTGGCTGGTGGCGAGCTGTCCGGCAGCGAGCTGCCCGTGAGCCTGGAGGGTTTGCAGTTGCAGGCCTTGATTGCGGGCGAACAGGTTCAACTATCCGGTGACTGGCGCAGCGGCGAGCAGGGCCGCGGCAACCTGCGCGGTGAAATCAACTGGGTCGAAGGGCTAAGCGGCAACCTGAAATTGCAGGGGCAGCGCCTGCCGGTGAAGGTCGAGCCCTATGCCGAGTTGGAAGTGGAACCCGATCTGCAGTTACAGCTGCGCGCCCAACGGCTGGCAGTCAGCGGCAAGGTCGGCGTGCCGCGCGGCCTGATCAGCGTACGCGAACTGCCGCCCTCGACGGTAAAGGTCTCTGGCGACGCGCGAGTGGTCGGCCGCGAGGTCCCCGAGGCCGAACAGGGCCTGGGCATCGCCATGGATGTCGATGTTGAAGTAGGGCAGGACAAGCTTGCCTTCAGCGGCTTTGGCCTGACCGCTGACCTGCGCGGGCGCGTGCACATCGGCGATAACCTCGATACTCGTGGTGAGCTGGAGCTGGCCAATGGACGCTATCGCGCCTACGGCCAGCGCCTGACCATTCGCCGTGCGCGCCTGCTGTTCACCGGGCCGATCGATCAGCCGTTCCTCGATGTGGAAGCCATTCGCCGGGTCGACACCGTAGTGGCCGGCATTCGCCTGTCCGGCAACGCCGAGCAGCCCACGACCACGGTATTCGCCGAACCGGCCATGAGTCAGGAGCAGGCGCTGTCCTATCTGGTGCTGGGCCGACCGCTTGGGCAGAGCAGCGGTGACAACAACATGTTGGGCCAGGCGGCGTTGGCACTCGGCCTGGCGGGCAGCAGTTCGATTACCACCGGCCTGGCCAACAGCCTGGGCATCAAGGATTTCCAGCTCGACACCGAGGGCAGCGGCGTGACCACCAGCGTGGTGGCCAGCGGCAATATCACCGAGCGCCTCAGCCTGCGTTATGGCGTCGGCGTTTTCGAGCCGGCCAATACCATCGCCCTGCGTTATGAGCTGAGCCGACGTCTGTACCTTGAGGCCGCCAGCGGCCTGGCCAGTTCGCTCGATCTGTTCTACCGGCGAGATTTCTGA
- the tpx gene encoding thiol peroxidase, with product MAQVTLKGNPVQVDGQLPQAGQQAPAFSLVAGDLSDVTLASLAGKRKVLNIFPSVDTPTCATSVRKFNAEASQLNNTVVLCISADLPFAQARFCGAEGLESVVNLSTLRGAEFLKNYGVAIATGPLTGLAARAVVVLDEQDKVLHSELVGEIAHEPDYAAALAVLK from the coding sequence ATGGCGCAAGTCACTCTCAAAGGCAACCCGGTGCAGGTCGACGGTCAGCTGCCGCAGGCTGGTCAACAGGCGCCGGCTTTCAGCCTGGTCGCTGGCGACCTGAGCGACGTTACCCTGGCCAGCCTGGCCGGCAAGCGCAAGGTGCTGAACATCTTCCCGAGCGTCGATACTCCGACCTGCGCGACCTCCGTGCGCAAGTTCAACGCCGAAGCCAGCCAGCTGAACAACACCGTGGTGCTGTGCATTTCCGCTGACCTGCCGTTCGCCCAGGCGCGCTTCTGCGGCGCCGAAGGCCTGGAAAGCGTGGTCAACCTGTCCACCCTGCGTGGCGCCGAGTTCCTCAAGAACTATGGCGTGGCCATCGCCACTGGCCCGCTGACCGGCCTGGCTGCGCGCGCCGTGGTGGTGCTGGACGAGCAGGACAAGGTGCTGCACAGCGAGCTGGTTGGCGAAATCGCCCACGAGCCGGACTACGCAGCTGCCCTGGCAGTGCTGAAGTAA
- a CDS encoding MdtA/MuxA family multidrug efflux RND transporter periplasmic adaptor subunit → MSNASSPASNTSRQWLIGLTLLAVLLLLLWWFWPSKPPSQQMGRGRFGDMGPVPVRVAEVEQGEFAIELKALGTVTAYNTVNVRSRVDGELVKVLFDEGQQVKAGDLLAVIDPRPYQVALQQAQGALQENQAQLKNAELDLQRYKGLYDEDSIAKQTLDTQQALVNQYRGSLQSNQADVATAKLNLDFTQIRAPIAGRLGLRQLDIGNLVSSGDTTPLVVITQTDPISVVFTIPEGDLPAVLQRRRDGATLVVEAWDRGERLKLAEGVLESLDNQIDTTTGTVKLKARFDNAEQMLFPNQFVNVRLRVETHDAATIIPSAAVQFGTRGTFVYVVDGDNKVSIRPITVVASDAERSMVGEGVQQGQRLVTEGTDRLRDGSEVEVVDPQAAQKAVEQGGQAAPRNDA, encoded by the coding sequence ATGTCGAATGCTTCCTCACCTGCCTCGAACACCTCCCGCCAATGGTTGATCGGTCTGACGCTGCTCGCCGTGCTGCTTTTGCTGCTGTGGTGGTTCTGGCCGAGCAAGCCGCCGTCCCAGCAGATGGGCCGGGGCCGCTTCGGTGACATGGGGCCGGTACCCGTTCGCGTGGCTGAAGTGGAGCAGGGCGAGTTTGCCATCGAACTCAAGGCACTCGGAACGGTGACCGCCTACAACACGGTTAACGTGCGCTCGCGGGTCGACGGCGAGCTGGTCAAGGTGCTGTTCGACGAGGGCCAACAGGTCAAGGCTGGTGATCTGCTGGCGGTGATCGACCCTCGTCCTTATCAGGTCGCTCTGCAGCAGGCGCAGGGCGCGCTGCAGGAGAACCAGGCGCAGTTGAAGAACGCTGAACTGGATCTGCAGCGCTACAAGGGGCTGTACGATGAAGACAGCATCGCCAAGCAGACCCTGGATACCCAGCAGGCGCTGGTCAATCAGTACCGAGGCAGCCTGCAGAGTAACCAGGCTGACGTCGCCACGGCCAAGCTGAACCTCGACTTCACCCAGATTCGTGCGCCCATCGCCGGTCGCCTTGGTCTGCGTCAGCTGGATATTGGCAACCTGGTCAGCAGTGGTGACACCACACCGTTGGTGGTAATTACCCAGACCGATCCGATTTCGGTGGTGTTCACCATTCCCGAAGGCGATCTGCCCGCCGTGCTGCAGCGTCGCCGCGACGGCGCTACGTTGGTGGTCGAGGCCTGGGATCGTGGCGAACGCCTGAAACTCGCCGAGGGCGTGCTGGAAAGCCTGGATAACCAGATCGACACCACCACCGGCACGGTCAAGCTCAAGGCGCGCTTCGATAATGCCGAGCAGATGCTTTTTCCCAATCAGTTCGTCAACGTGCGCCTACGTGTGGAAACCCATGACGCCGCCACCATCATTCCGTCCGCTGCGGTGCAGTTCGGTACCCGCGGCACCTTCGTCTATGTAGTCGACGGTGATAACAAGGTAAGCATCCGCCCGATCACCGTCGTGGCCAGCGATGCCGAGCGCAGCATGGTCGGCGAAGGCGTCCAGCAAGGCCAACGGCTGGTCACGGAAGGCACCGATCGTCTGCGCGACGGTAGCGAGGTAGAGGTAGTCGACCCGCAGGCGGCACAGAAGGCTGTTGAGCAGGGCGGCCAGGCCGCGCCACGGAACGACGCATGA